A section of the Apodemus sylvaticus chromosome 10, mApoSyl1.1, whole genome shotgun sequence genome encodes:
- the Hid1 gene encoding protein HID1, with product MGSADSKLNFRKAVIQLTTKTQPVEATDNAFWDQFWADTATSVQDVFALVPAAEIRAVREESPSNLATLCYKAVEKLVQGAEGGCHSEKEKQVVLNCSRLLTRVLPYIFEDPDWRGFFWSTVPGAGRGGGEEEDENARPLAESLLLAIADLLFCPDFTVQNHRRNDVDSAEDVHSLDSCEYIWEAGVGFAYSPQPNYIHDMNRTELLKLLLTCFSEAMYLPPSPESGSTNPWVQFFCSTENRHALPLFTSLLNTVCAYDPVGYGIPYNHLLFSDYREPLVEEAAQVLIVTLDHDNATSTSPTVDGTTTGTAMDDTDPPGPENLFVNYLSRIHREEDFQFILKGIARLLSNPLLQTYLPNSTKKIQFHQELLVLFWKLCDFNKKFLFFVLKSSDVLDILVPILYFLNDARADQSRVGLMHIGVFILLLLSGERNFGVRLNKPYSVRVPMDIPVFTGTHADLLIVVFHKIITSGHQRLQPLFDCLLTIVVNVSPYLKSLSMVTANKLLHLLEAFSTTWFLFSASQNHHLVFFLLEVFNNIIQYQFDGNSNLVYAIIRKRGVFHQLANLPTDPPSIHKALQRRRRTPEPLSRAGSQEGTSMEGSRPAAPAEPGTLKTSLVATPGIEKLTEKSQVSEDGTLRSLEPESQPSSAEGSRSEGEPSQTWREQRRLSNASASGQWSPTSDWILSWKSKLPLQTIMRLLQVLVPQVEKICIDKGLTDESEILRFLQHGTLVGLLPVPHPILIRKYQANSGTAMWFRTYMWGVIYLRNVDPPIWYDTDVKLFEIQRV from the exons ATGGGGTCCGCAGACTCCAAGCTGAACTTCCGGAAGGCGGTGATCCAGCTGACCACCAAGACGCAG CCTGTGGAAGCCACCGACAATGCTTTTTGGGACCAGTTCTGGGCAGACACAGCCACCTCCGTGCAGGATGTCTTTGCGTTGGTGCCCGCAGCAGAGATCCGGGCTGTGCGAGAGGAGTCACCCTCCAACCTGGCCACCCTGTGCTACAAG GCTGTGGAGAAGCTGGTGCAAGGCGCGGAGGGTGGCTGCCACTCTGAGAAGGAGAAGCAGGTCGTCCTGAACTGCAGCCGGCTACTCACCCGAGTGCTCCCTTACATCTTCGAGGACCCCGACTGGAGGGGCTTCTTCTGGTCCACAGTGCCCGGGGCAGGGCGTGGAGGG ggtgaggaagaggatgagaaCGCTCGTCCCTTGGCCGAGTCCTTGCTCCTGGCCATTGCCGATTTGCTTTTCTGCCCAGACTTCACTGTGCAGAACCACCGGAGGAACGATGTG GACTCAGCAGAAGATGTCCATTCCCTGGACAGCTGCGAATACATCTGGGAGGCTGGTGTGGGCTTTGCCTACTCCCCTCAGCCCAACTACATCCATGACATGAACCG GACAGAGCTGCTAAAGTTACTGCTGACGTGCTTCTCAGAGGCCATGTACCTGCCCCCATCTCCAGAAAGTGGCAGCACCAacccctgggttcagttcttttGTTCCACGGAGAACAG ACATGCGCTACCCCTCTTCACGTCGCTCCTCAACACCGTGTGTGCCTATGACCCTGTGGGCTACGGGATCCCCTACAACCACCTGCTCTTCTCGGACTACCGGGAGCCCCTGGTAGAGGAGGCTGCTCAGGTGCTCATTGTCACCTTAGACCACGACAATGCCACCAGCACCAGCCCCACCGTGGACGGCACCACCACGGGCACTGCCATGGATGACACTGAC CCTCCAGGGCCCGAGAACCTGTTTGTGAACTACCTGTCCCGCATTCACCGTGAGGAG GACTTCCAGTTTATCCTCAAGGGGATAGCTCGGCTGCTGTCCAACCCCCTGCTCCAGACCTACCTTCCCAACTCCACAAAGAAAATCCAGTTCCACCAGGAGTTGCTCGTTCTCTTCTGGAAACTCTGTGACTTCAACAAG AAATTCCTCTTCTTTGTACTGAAGAGCAGTGACGTGCTGGATATCCTGGTTCCTATCCTCTATTTTCTCAACGACGCCCGGGCCGATCAAT CTCGGGTGGGCCTGATGCACATCGGGGTCTTCATCCTGCTGCTTCTGAGTGGGGAGAGGAACTTCGGTGTACGGCTGAACAAGCCCTACTCAGTGCGCGTGCCCATGGACATCCCGGTcttcacaggcacacatgcagattTGCTCATTGTG GTATTCCACAAAATCATCACCAGCGGTCATCAGCGGTTGCAGCCCCTCTTCGATTGCCTGCTCACCATTGTGGTCAACG TGTCTCCCTACCTCAAGAGCCTGTCCATGGTGACTGCCAACAAGCTCCTGCACCTGCTGGAGGCCTTCTCCACCACCTGGTTCCTCTTCTCAGCATCCCAGAACCACCACCTGGTCTTCTTCCTCCTGGAGGTCTTCAACAACATTATCCAGTACCAGTTTGATG GCAACTCCAACCTGGTCTATGCCATCATCCGTAAACGTGGAGTCTTCCACCAGCTGGCCAACCTGCCCACTGACCCGCCCTCCATCCATAAGGCACTTCAGCGGCGGCGCAGGACACCGGAGCCCCTGTCCCGTGCCGGTTCCCAGGAGGGTACTTCCATGGAGGGATCCCGTCCTGCCGCCCCTGCAGAACCAGGCACccttaagaccagcctggtggcCACTCCAG GCATCGAAAAGCTGACAGAGAAGTCCCAGGTATCAGAGGATGGTACCTTGCGGTCTCTAGAGCCCGAATCCCAGCCAAGCTCAGCAGAAGGCAGCCGGTCTGAGGGG GAGCCCAGCCAAACATGGAGAGAGCAACGGAGATTGTCCAATGCGTCAGCCAGTGGCCAGTGGAGCCCAACATCAGACTGG ATCTTGTCCTGGAAGTCAAAGCTACCGCTGCAGACCATCATGCGCCTGCTGCAGGTCCTGGTTCCCCAGGTGGAGAAGATCTGCATAGACAA GGGTCTGACGGATGAGTCTGAGATCCTGAGGTTCCTGCAGCACGGCACCCTAGTGGGGCTTCTACCTGTGCCCCACCCCATCCTTATCCGCAAGTACCAAGCGAACTCAGGGACTGCCATGTGGTTCCGTACCTACATGTGGGGCGTTATCTATTTGAG GAATGTGGACCCACCCATCTGGTATGACACCGACGTGAAGCTGTTTGAGATCCAGCGGGTGTGA
- the Otop3 gene encoding proton channel OTOP3, whose product MGLGARAQRLRSLAAGSEGGKGVEASVPGHLGPCQDGGSALQPKRWGARDHGFADFSRSIYSFSPSPAPTEPTPMPSSEAETTEAASTYDQADMEIKHTGPPCPPKQKSWLARHFSLLLRKDRQAQKAGQLFSGLLALNVVFLGGAFICSMIFNQVSVTLGDVWILLAALKVLSLLWFLYYTVGTTRKPHAVLYRDPHAGPIWVRGSLVLFGSCTVCLNVFRMGYDVSHIHCKSEVELIFPAIEIVFMIIQTWVLWRHCKDCVQVQTNLTRCGLMLTLATNLLMWVLAVTNDSMHREIEAELDALMEKFSGNETNTCMCLNATVCEVFQKGYLMLYPFSTEYCLICCAVLFVMWKNVGRSLVAHSGAHANRPPFRLHGTIFGPLLGLLALVAGVCVFVLFQIEASGPDIARQYFTLYYAFYVAVLPTMSLACLAGTAIHGLEERELDTLKNPTRSLDVVLLMSAALGQMGIAYFSIVAIVATQPHELLNQLILAYSLLLILQHITQNLFIIEGLHRRPLWEPVISGVMEKQEMELPRRGSLRELGQDLRRASRAYIHSFSHLNWKRRMLKEISLFLILCNITLWMMPAFGIHPEFENGLEKDFYGYRTWFTIVNFGLPLGVFYRMHSVGGLVEVYLGA is encoded by the exons ATGGGCCTTGGAGCCCGGGCGCAGCGACTGCGCAGTCTCGCGGCGGGGTCGGAGGGAGGAAAGGGCGTCGAGGCATCTGTCCCAGGGCACCTGGGACCTTGCCAGGACGGAGGATCCGCGCTGCAGCCCAAGCGGTGGGGAGCCCGCGACCATGGCTTCGCAGACTTCAG CCGATCTatttattctttctctccctctccagctCCTACTGAGCCCACACCTATGCCTTCTTCAGAAGCAGAGACCACTGAGGCAGCATCTACCTATGACCAAGCAGACATGGAGATCAAGCACACGGGGCCCCCATGCCCCCCAAAACAGAAGTCCTGGCTGGCTCGGCATTTCTCCCTGCTGCTGAGGAAAGACCGACAGGCCCAGAAGGCCGGGCAGCTCTTCTCGGGGCTCCTGGCCCTCAACGTGGTATTCCTGGGAGGGGCTTTTATCTGTAGCATGATCTTCAACCAGGTGTCTGTCACTCTGGGGGACGTGTGGATCCTGCTGGCCGCACTGAAGGTCCTCTCCCTGTTGTGGTTCCTCTACTACACAGTGGGTACCACACGGAAGCCCCACGCGGTCCTGTACCGTGATCCCCACGCGGGACCCATTTGGGTGAGGG GCTCCCTGGTACTCTTCGGTAGCTGTACCGTCTGCCTGAATGTATTTCGAATGGGCTACGATGTGAGCCACATTCACTGCAAGTCAGAAGTAGAACTCATCTTTCCAGCCATTGAGATTGTCTTTATGATTATCCAG ACGTGGGTGCTCTGGAGACACTGTAAGGACTGTGTTCAGGTGCAGACCAACTTGACCAG GTGTGGACTCATGCTGACTCTGGCCACAAACCTGCTGATGTGGGTATTGGCTGTGACCAACGACTCCATGCACCGTGAGATTGAGGCTGAGCTCGACGCCCTCATGGAAAAGTTCTCAG GTAACGAGACCAACACTTGCATGTGCCTCAACGCAACAGTGTGCGAGGTCTTCCAGAAAGGCTACCTGATGCTCTACCCCTTCAGTACTGAGTACTGCCTCATCTGCTGCGCTGTGCTCTTCGTCATGTGGAAGAACGTGGGCCGCAGCCTGGTGGCCCACTCAGGCGCCCATGCCAACAGACCACCCTTCCGGCTGCACGGGACCATCTTTGGGCCACTGCTGGGCCTTTTGGCACTAGTGGCTGGCGTATGCGTCTTTGTGCTTTTCCAGATCGAAGCGAGTGGCCCTGACATAGCCCGCCAGTACTTCACCCTCTACTATGCATTCTATGTGGCTGTGCTGCCCACCATGAGCCTGGCGTGCCTGGCAGGCACAGCCATCCATGGGCTGGAGGAGCGCGAACTGGACACACTCAAAAACCCCACCCGCAGCCTGGATGTGGTGCTGCTGATGAGCGCTGCCCTGGGCCAGATGGGCATCGCCTACTTCTCCATCGTGGCTATCGTGGCCACGCAGCCTCACGAGCTCCTCAACCAGCTCATCCTGGCCTACTCGCTGCTGCTGATCCTGCAGCACATCACTCAGAATCTCTTCATCATCGAGGGCCTGCACCGCCGCCCCCTCTGGGAGCCTGTGATCTCGGGTGTGATGGAGAAGCAGGAGATGGAGCTGCCCCGCAGAGGCTCCCTGCGGGAGCTGGGTCAGGACCTACGGAGAGCCTCAAGGGCCTACATCCACTCCTTCAGCCACCTCAACTGGAAACGCAGGATGCTCAAGgagatctctctcttcctcatcctctgcaACATCACT ctgTGGATGATGCCCGCCTTTGGCATACACCCAGAGTTCGAGAACGGGCTGGAAAAGGATTTCTACGGCTACAGGACCTGGTTCACCATTGTTAACTTCGGCCTGCCTCTGGGGGTCTTCTACCGCATGCACTCTGTCGGGGGACTGGTGGAGGTCTACCTGGGGGCCTGA